A window from Lentisphaera araneosa HTCC2155 encodes these proteins:
- a CDS encoding SGNH/GDSL hydrolase family protein codes for MKKICLILIVALVSFSQTHLHAQKAKKTPFNHAFTNPVDKSDLPRVLIIGDSISIGYTPRVRGLLDGKANVHRPTTNCRWSAFGDKEIEKWLGKSKWDVIHFNFGLWDWYGWAQKVKSTPESYAASLDSIIGKIKKKSKAKLVFAMTTPPCIGPEGKVKFVVSEERAKSFNDAARAVMKKHGVQINDLYQVMAKERAKYQRGENNVHYTDEGRDLLAAQVAKIINQNLTNK; via the coding sequence ATGAAAAAAATATGCCTTATCTTGATCGTGGCTTTAGTCAGCTTTTCACAAACTCATCTTCATGCGCAAAAAGCTAAAAAAACGCCTTTCAATCATGCCTTTACTAATCCCGTGGATAAATCCGATTTACCCCGTGTACTTATTATTGGGGACTCAATTTCTATTGGCTATACCCCCCGCGTACGAGGTCTACTCGATGGCAAAGCCAATGTCCATCGGCCGACGACAAATTGTCGTTGGTCAGCTTTTGGTGACAAAGAAATTGAAAAATGGCTCGGCAAATCCAAATGGGATGTGATTCATTTTAATTTTGGTCTATGGGATTGGTATGGTTGGGCGCAAAAAGTCAAATCAACTCCTGAGTCTTATGCCGCCAGCCTCGATAGTATTATCGGTAAAATAAAAAAGAAGTCAAAGGCTAAGCTAGTATTTGCCATGACCACGCCACCCTGTATCGGACCCGAGGGCAAGGTAAAATTTGTTGTTAGCGAAGAACGTGCCAAGTCCTTCAATGACGCTGCACGAGCAGTGATGAAGAAACACGGAGTGCAAATCAATGATCTTTACCAGGTGATGGCTAAAGAGCGTGCAAAATATCAACGTGGTGAAAACAATGTTCATTATACTGATGAAGGTCGTGACCTGCTCGCTGCGCAAGTCGCAAAAATCATTAATCAGAATCTTACAAATAAATAA
- a CDS encoding arylsulfatase gives MKIRKSFISIALSLLSLNNFAAETKKILKGAKPNIIMVLTDDQGMGDLSCMGNPILRTPHIDKMYAKSTRFTDFQVSSTCTPTRAAIMSGRSPFEVGISHTLMQRDRLAPAVITFPQALQKSGYKTGLFGKWHLGDGEEYRPQNRGFDEVLMHGAGGIGQYNFGDFKPNATNKYFDNVLLHNDTIVQTKGFCTDVFFKAALSWIKKQHENNQTYFAYISLNAPHGPLIAPEKYKKRFIDEGYNQSVAARYGMIENIDDNFGLMVEKLKEWKALDNTLIIFMTDNGMAMKSIGKKGVKGKFNAWNAGMKGHKDSAWEGGSRVPSFWYWKGVLGEGVDISALSAHIDLYRTFCELAGTNIPESSLSPSGRSLIPLLENPNAKWDDRTLFFHRGRWGGGGRGKKTRELAKYYGMAVRNSRWRLVNIMDGDGPWLSDIANDPGETKNVIEQHPEVAEKMKAQFDQWWDSTESLLINEGLPRLKAEEHHLHILYNKQLKEKGIPEWAPAKL, from the coding sequence GTGAAAATTAGAAAATCATTTATTAGTATCGCTCTAAGTCTTCTTAGCCTTAATAACTTTGCCGCTGAGACTAAAAAAATACTTAAGGGTGCAAAGCCCAATATCATCATGGTTTTAACTGATGATCAGGGCATGGGTGACTTATCCTGTATGGGTAACCCTATTTTGCGAACTCCGCATATTGATAAGATGTACGCCAAATCAACGCGCTTTACAGACTTTCAAGTGAGCTCAACTTGTACGCCTACACGTGCTGCCATCATGAGTGGTCGCTCCCCTTTCGAAGTTGGCATCAGTCACACCCTCATGCAGAGAGATCGCTTAGCTCCCGCGGTCATTACTTTTCCGCAAGCACTGCAGAAATCCGGTTACAAAACGGGTCTCTTTGGCAAGTGGCATTTAGGCGATGGGGAAGAGTACCGCCCTCAAAACCGTGGCTTTGATGAAGTCCTAATGCACGGCGCCGGTGGAATCGGTCAGTACAATTTTGGTGACTTCAAACCCAATGCGACTAATAAGTATTTTGACAATGTCTTACTTCACAATGATACAATTGTGCAAACCAAAGGCTTCTGCACTGACGTATTTTTTAAGGCCGCTTTAAGCTGGATTAAAAAGCAGCATGAAAATAATCAAACTTACTTTGCTTACATCTCTTTAAACGCTCCCCACGGGCCTCTCATTGCTCCCGAAAAATATAAAAAACGCTTTATCGACGAAGGCTATAATCAATCTGTCGCCGCTCGCTATGGCATGATCGAAAATATCGACGATAATTTCGGTCTAATGGTGGAGAAACTTAAGGAATGGAAAGCCTTAGATAATACACTTATCATTTTCATGACTGATAATGGCATGGCGATGAAATCAATTGGAAAAAAAGGCGTCAAAGGGAAATTCAATGCTTGGAACGCTGGCATGAAGGGGCACAAAGATAGTGCTTGGGAAGGCGGATCGCGCGTCCCTTCCTTTTGGTACTGGAAAGGTGTCTTAGGGGAAGGGGTAGATATTTCTGCCTTAAGCGCTCACATCGATTTATACCGTACTTTTTGTGAACTCGCTGGGACAAACATTCCTGAAAGTTCCTTAAGTCCTAGCGGTCGTTCATTAATCCCTTTACTTGAAAACCCAAATGCCAAGTGGGATGATAGAACTTTATTTTTTCACCGTGGTCGCTGGGGTGGTGGCGGAAGAGGCAAGAAAACTCGTGAGCTCGCCAAGTATTACGGCATGGCAGTGCGCAATTCGCGCTGGCGTTTGGTTAACATTATGGATGGCGATGGCCCCTGGTTGAGTGATATTGCCAATGACCCCGGAGAAACAAAGAATGTCATTGAGCAACATCCCGAAGTCGCCGAAAAAATGAAAGCTCAATTCGATCAATGGTGGGACTCGACTGAGAGCTTGCTCATCAACGAAGGCCTGCCTAGGCTCAAAGCCGAAGAGCATCACCTCCACATACTTTACAATAAACAGCTCAAAGAAAAAGGGATCCCGGAATGGGCTCCTGCTAAACTCTAA